One genomic region from Verrucomicrobiota bacterium encodes:
- a CDS encoding DUF4450 domain-containing protein has protein sequence MSRKLKLPFVVLLLPWALIAYAQTPAASELNCYRPTEGGWEISLSGTGYSRGPTPGSRIGMVDGNARLHRRPLFPPADKTMIWSPDELRKLERYGFRPLVLAYNEPRFLFDFHSAGGLLGHLQIGLSTTGASKWFHQWSDLHVRYVDGRMEYTIHDASFPGLTVSLLALPLADSAGLIVKVRVDGLEGPAALVWAYGGASAFSTGYSMDAPEFRFEPHHCEKNVIAWDERGFALRRAFDKSDVYMNEVFAAARYLTNWQAVIRGGSSWTGDNGFGAPEAVTNSPAVLIQNTEWQSATLPGEKGRCVAVQKVLLAAAQPHEGFIVVGLGGGIADDLRAPTNAWRAAQARNHSIANRIVTRTPDPHLDAAVRMMAFATEGTWGDSAILHGGWSWRFAYLGWRGWYGSTAYGWTDRVKKSILNHTRLGLVRNGPDAGGLGSLLEYNPGIYYNMNEVFLDQVRQYFDYTNDLNLMREIFPILVGIVDWENRRLQPKQEYLYENSLNTWISDSHWYIQGQCTQASAYMLRAHNLLADLARRLGKDATSFEQRAQHIRAAMQEKLWLPRAGVFAEYLDTRGSRLLHAEPELATIYHAAEFGAADPLQIYQMLHWVDTHLRSETTPNAGKLVWSSNWFPNHGRSYTHSTYEMAYGEELNLALTDYLAGRADDAYAIVRATLCGIYNGPTPGGLSCHADADGRQRANDEFADAISMWGRTITEGLFGIVPKRPDGFVGLTPQFPNEWNDAAIDTPHFSYRWQRKEGKISIEWNSPMTTSVHLHLPLQAQKVRAVWVNGTKVASKIVPGFDGLSWLQVETVGSQSGTIEVRFEPRIIRPPAEFAMKQGERLSAKLPGLWITDWNDPQSILKETRLEKGALQGVVSGEPGHGLVLVLVGDPPCRTWIPIKLLVEPKTNPPPPKMWSVPQVTKGDLAAWTLVDLATTFNDSVTNVLPRVTQKAQPPPSSVSQVGFGYWKDHLLQYHGSRNSQISDAAWRKKVGADGVAWTTDGIPFKTAKDGANIGVVTLAGGFPTQLDFPVNARGKTLYLMISGMTFPAQSHVVNLRVTLHHANGKTEPVDLVNPFGIGDCWSTWCGRFHDTAANGFENIGGRSGPAGSTDAGDLTKPIALDTEAHLIALDLNPEVELRRVSLEAIANDCVFGLMGATVLK, from the coding sequence ATGAGCCGTAAACTCAAATTGCCGTTCGTGGTGCTACTATTGCCTTGGGCGCTGATCGCCTACGCCCAAACCCCCGCGGCCTCCGAACTCAACTGTTATCGCCCCACCGAGGGCGGGTGGGAGATTTCGCTTTCCGGGACCGGCTACTCACGAGGGCCGACCCCCGGTTCGCGCATTGGCATGGTTGACGGCAACGCGCGCCTCCATCGACGTCCGCTCTTTCCACCGGCCGACAAGACGATGATCTGGTCGCCGGACGAGCTCAGGAAACTTGAGCGTTACGGCTTCCGTCCATTGGTGCTGGCCTACAATGAGCCGCGCTTCCTGTTCGATTTTCATTCCGCTGGCGGATTGCTGGGCCATCTTCAAATCGGCTTGAGCACTACGGGCGCGAGCAAATGGTTTCATCAATGGTCGGACCTGCACGTGCGCTACGTGGACGGACGGATGGAATACACGATCCACGACGCGAGTTTTCCCGGCCTGACGGTTTCACTCTTGGCGCTGCCGCTGGCGGACTCGGCGGGATTGATCGTCAAAGTACGGGTCGATGGCTTGGAAGGACCAGCCGCGCTCGTTTGGGCTTACGGCGGCGCGTCCGCGTTCTCCACCGGCTACTCCATGGACGCACCGGAGTTCAGATTCGAACCACACCACTGCGAGAAAAATGTGATCGCTTGGGACGAGCGAGGGTTTGCGTTGCGGCGCGCGTTTGACAAGTCTGATGTTTACATGAATGAAGTGTTCGCAGCCGCGCGCTACCTGACGAACTGGCAGGCCGTGATTCGCGGCGGCAGTTCGTGGACGGGTGATAACGGATTCGGTGCGCCTGAGGCCGTCACAAACTCGCCGGCGGTGCTGATACAAAACACGGAGTGGCAATCCGCAACCCTGCCGGGCGAGAAGGGAAGGTGCGTCGCCGTTCAAAAGGTTTTGCTTGCAGCGGCACAACCGCACGAAGGCTTCATCGTGGTCGGCCTGGGGGGCGGGATCGCCGACGACCTACGCGCGCCGACCAACGCCTGGCGCGCGGCGCAGGCGCGCAATCACAGCATCGCGAACCGCATCGTGACCCGCACGCCCGATCCGCATCTCGATGCCGCCGTGCGCATGATGGCGTTTGCGACTGAGGGCACGTGGGGCGACTCGGCAATTCTTCACGGCGGCTGGTCGTGGCGGTTTGCCTATCTCGGCTGGCGCGGCTGGTATGGCTCGACGGCTTACGGCTGGACGGATCGCGTGAAGAAATCAATTCTCAACCACACTCGCCTGGGTCTGGTTCGCAATGGTCCAGATGCGGGCGGACTCGGCTCACTACTTGAATACAATCCTGGCATTTACTACAACATGAACGAGGTTTTCCTCGATCAGGTCCGGCAATACTTCGATTATACGAACGATCTGAACCTGATGCGGGAGATTTTTCCGATTCTCGTCGGCATCGTGGATTGGGAGAACCGGCGGCTGCAGCCGAAGCAGGAGTATCTCTACGAGAACAGCCTCAACACCTGGATCAGCGATTCGCACTGGTATATCCAAGGTCAGTGTACGCAAGCCTCGGCCTATATGCTGCGCGCACACAACCTTCTCGCTGACCTCGCCCGCCGTCTTGGCAAAGACGCCACCTCGTTCGAGCAACGCGCCCAACACATCCGCGCCGCCATGCAAGAGAAACTCTGGCTGCCGCGCGCCGGAGTGTTCGCGGAGTATCTCGACACACGCGGTTCGAGGTTGCTGCACGCTGAACCAGAGTTGGCGACGATTTACCACGCCGCTGAATTCGGCGCGGCGGACCCATTGCAGATTTACCAGATGCTTCATTGGGTGGACACGCATTTGCGATCGGAGACCACGCCGAACGCTGGCAAGCTGGTGTGGAGCTCGAATTGGTTCCCAAACCACGGGCGTTCCTACACGCACAGCACCTATGAAATGGCTTACGGCGAGGAACTGAATCTGGCGCTGACCGATTATCTGGCCGGACGGGCGGATGACGCTTATGCCATCGTGCGGGCGACACTGTGCGGCATCTACAACGGCCCGACCCCCGGCGGCTTGTCGTGCCACGCCGACGCCGACGGCCGGCAGCGCGCCAATGACGAATTCGCCGACGCCATCAGTATGTGGGGTCGCACGATCACGGAAGGCTTGTTCGGCATCGTGCCGAAAAGGCCGGATGGATTCGTAGGATTGACTCCGCAGTTCCCAAACGAATGGAACGATGCCGCGATCGACACTCCGCATTTCTCTTATCGTTGGCAGCGGAAGGAAGGGAAGATTTCGATCGAATGGAATTCGCCGATGACCACCAGCGTTCATCTGCATTTACCGCTCCAAGCGCAGAAAGTGCGAGCCGTGTGGGTGAACGGAACGAAGGTGGCGAGTAAGATCGTGCCGGGCTTCGACGGTTTGAGCTGGCTACAGGTTGAGACGGTAGGCAGCCAGAGCGGAACGATTGAAGTTCGATTCGAGCCGCGAATAATTCGCCCGCCCGCAGAGTTCGCGATGAAACAGGGCGAGCGGTTGAGCGCCAAGCTGCCTGGCCTTTGGATCACGGACTGGAACGATCCCCAGAGCATTCTCAAGGAAACACGGTTAGAGAAGGGCGCGTTGCAAGGCGTCGTTTCCGGCGAGCCGGGGCACGGCCTTGTGCTCGTGCTGGTCGGCGACCCGCCATGCCGGACTTGGATTCCGATCAAGCTGCTGGTCGAACCGAAGACCAACCCACCTCCACCAAAAATGTGGTCAGTTCCGCAAGTCACCAAAGGAGATTTGGCAGCGTGGACTTTGGTGGATCTCGCAACCACTTTCAACGACTCGGTCACGAACGTGTTGCCGCGGGTGACTCAAAAAGCGCAGCCACCGCCGTCATCGGTGAGTCAGGTCGGGTTTGGTTACTGGAAAGACCACCTGCTCCAATATCACGGCAGCCGCAACTCGCAAATCAGCGACGCGGCCTGGCGCAAGAAGGTCGGAGCGGACGGAGTCGCCTGGACCACGGACGGGATTCCATTCAAGACGGCAAAGGACGGCGCGAACATCGGGGTGGTGACGTTGGCGGGCGGTTTCCCAACGCAACTGGATTTTCCCGTCAACGCACGTGGCAAGACACTCTATCTGATGATCAGCGGCATGACCTTCCCGGCGCAAAGCCACGTCGTCAACTTGCGCGTGACGTTACACCATGCGAACGGCAAGACCGAGCCAGTGGACCTGGTGAATCCTTTCGGCATCGGCGACTGCTGGAGCACTTGGTGCGGACGTTTTCACGACACGGCGGCAAACGGATTTGAGAACATCGGCGGGCGCTCCGGACCCGCCGGCTCTACGGATGCGGGCGACCTCACGAAGCCCATTGCCCTCGATACGGAAGCCCACCTGATTGCGCTGGACTTGAACCCCGAGGTGGAACTTCGCCGCGTGTCGCTGGAAGCCATCGCCAATGACTGCGTCTTCGGCCTCATGGGCGCCACAGTTCTCAAATGA
- a CDS encoding aminotransferase class IV, translating into MKKTEPLVYFRDRFVPASQAKISIYDLGIVLGATVTDLARTYRHKPFRLEDHLVRFYESCKYARLTPKMSLAQSREVSLELIRNNVRQLRREEDLAIVFFITPGENPVYAGSAAAAVHLEPTFCIHTFPLPFSNWAHLIREGAHVVTPSIRHLPPQCVDPKIKCRSRMHWWLADQETHLVDPKAVTLLLDLEGNVTETGGSNFLIAKNGTIISPTARNTMRGISRQNVMELCSKLQVPFVERDFQVHDVINADEAFLTTTPYGIAPVTKINGIAIADGKPGVLFEKLAKAWSKQVGMDIVEQVLGCAK; encoded by the coding sequence ATGAAAAAAACTGAACCATTGGTTTACTTTCGAGATCGCTTTGTTCCGGCTTCACAAGCTAAAATATCTATTTATGATCTGGGAATCGTTCTGGGTGCGACGGTCACGGATCTGGCGCGGACATATCGCCATAAGCCTTTCCGCCTGGAAGACCACTTGGTCCGCTTCTACGAGTCCTGCAAGTATGCCCGGTTGACGCCGAAAATGTCTCTCGCCCAATCACGGGAGGTTTCCCTGGAGTTAATCCGGAATAATGTTCGGCAACTTCGTCGGGAAGAAGACCTCGCCATCGTCTTTTTCATCACGCCCGGCGAGAACCCCGTTTACGCCGGGTCGGCGGCTGCCGCCGTGCATTTGGAACCAACCTTTTGCATACACACCTTTCCATTGCCCTTTTCCAATTGGGCACATCTCATCCGCGAAGGAGCACACGTCGTGACACCATCCATTCGGCATCTTCCACCACAGTGCGTCGATCCGAAAATTAAATGCCGAAGCCGGATGCACTGGTGGTTGGCCGATCAGGAAACGCATCTGGTCGATCCCAAGGCGGTGACGCTCCTGCTTGATCTGGAGGGCAACGTCACGGAAACGGGCGGATCAAACTTTCTGATTGCCAAGAACGGTACCATCATCTCTCCCACCGCCAGAAACACGATGCGGGGCATCAGCCGCCAAAACGTCATGGAGCTTTGTTCCAAATTGCAGGTTCCCTTCGTCGAGCGCGACTTCCAGGTGCATGATGTCATCAATGCCGATGAAGCCTTTCTGACAACCACCCCCTACGGGATCGCGCCCGTGACCAAAATCAACGGTATCGCGATCGCTGATGGCAAACCCGGCGTGCTTTTCGAGAAGCTGGCCAAGGCTTGGAGCAAGCAAGTGGGCATGGACATCGTGGAACAGGTGCTCGGTTGCGCGAAATAG
- a CDS encoding VCBS repeat-containing protein: protein MDTALPDKSFLPNLARATDGTVFCAFVDLKAVWLCRCRDAGKTWSKPVKVMECPREGYIADPNILPVGTQVSVFATFVPSPYPPFAKSETLVSSSADDGASWSLPARVSMPHKYVSGKVHVPIWLDKKTVAMGYSWDVPAEEGKPSGREATMHARCGVLLSGDGGKIWTRGGDISIPPSVSTAGADEPAIVKLKNGDLFAIVRTSTSRPYETRSRNGGLIWEEPMPSRFYGFNSPACLLRLNDGSIVRVWDNSATNRYPLVVSISADEARTWSVPRTIAEPVMDKEQPSFKTACYPSAAQADDGTIVLSWWETSGAGSNVRMARFNRAWVEEEKKSAVIMASDRAVKLRAEERRNITPEWAVPTLRYRVLVEVAPADLDGRSSDESPACLDLDRHSQSFAPLKLRQPIDLDSIQVIRYDSTTGKTLPGLPWPFSRTTGERASRFLDKSLPWDFPTAGAQTVSGEKVPTFPRGAFLNNIRGNGNPGLLVWEHTQDSGRISYYAVYFNALKKGQRQKAARQGFIGDGSPRRDITDSSLTGTLYNRVTVEDWDGDGLPDLLIGGGFGYILLYRNEGKEFHPKFTQGEYLLDADGNILNAGGMSSPCVADWNADGKKDLLVGIEGAASLVWYENVGDNKHHNLVYRGYVKADGKEIVVPAKPCPESPQYTHDYAPSVEVVDWNGDGKPDLLLGGYITGLIWFYENIGTNSDGTPKLTFRGPLEADGKPLDTIWGAHPCAVDLNGDEKLDLLSGSFGQSVGGGDTFHKFLLYYENIGTRTHPKLTEKPVRYESEEPHEILAQARVLGRNRRGLTDLVISTFSKVYFAENVGTKRTPRWKLQLLEAPWGISPLSATQLMDLNGDGLLDLIISPLDSQAAPTVRLNQGKGPHGVFGPPQALLPLGQEISHRAPYGDQWAFVYLYDFEGDGNLDLLWAGGPGNVYLHRNRGKNKAPDYDTKGEMLMLTNGSPIKVGPPVVPINQIKDFTMMQGARAGVTAFDFNGDGKTDVVVGDTYGDIFYFENVGTNEKPTFTPGAKLGNIGSRAIPLTYDWDRDGRKDIIGVSASGQMEWYRNLGPVANPRFGPPQKLTIPPTVMYSPRLVIGDWDGDGDDDILVMSSYPWFCWLDGSYIQHGYARGHIFKVEARP, encoded by the coding sequence TTGGACACTGCACTTCCAGACAAATCTTTTCTTCCCAATCTCGCGCGCGCCACGGACGGGACAGTCTTCTGCGCGTTTGTGGATCTGAAGGCCGTGTGGTTGTGCCGTTGCCGTGATGCGGGCAAGACTTGGTCGAAGCCGGTCAAGGTGATGGAATGTCCGCGTGAAGGTTACATTGCTGATCCCAACATCTTGCCGGTAGGGACCCAGGTATCAGTGTTTGCCACATTTGTACCTTCTCCCTATCCGCCTTTTGCGAAAAGTGAGACCTTGGTTTCAAGCAGCGCGGATGACGGCGCAAGCTGGTCTTTGCCGGCGCGGGTTTCCATGCCTCACAAGTACGTCTCCGGCAAAGTGCACGTGCCGATTTGGCTGGATAAAAAAACCGTTGCGATGGGCTACTCGTGGGACGTTCCGGCAGAGGAGGGCAAGCCGAGCGGCAGGGAAGCAACCATGCACGCTCGCTGCGGGGTCCTCCTGTCGGGAGATGGCGGAAAAATCTGGACGCGCGGGGGTGACATATCAATTCCTCCATCAGTTTCAACAGCGGGGGCGGACGAGCCGGCGATCGTCAAACTGAAAAACGGCGATCTGTTTGCCATCGTTCGCACTTCCACGTCGCGCCCTTACGAAACGCGCAGCCGGAACGGCGGTCTTATCTGGGAGGAGCCCATGCCCAGCAGATTTTATGGCTTCAACTCACCCGCGTGCCTCTTGCGGCTGAATGACGGCTCGATTGTGCGCGTCTGGGACAATAGTGCTACGAATCGGTATCCCCTGGTAGTTTCCATCAGCGCCGACGAAGCCCGCACCTGGTCGGTGCCCCGCACCATTGCTGAACCTGTGATGGACAAAGAGCAGCCCTCGTTCAAGACGGCGTGCTATCCCTCGGCGGCGCAGGCGGATGATGGCACAATCGTCCTCTCCTGGTGGGAGACCTCAGGGGCGGGATCGAACGTCCGCATGGCGCGATTCAATCGAGCGTGGGTGGAAGAAGAAAAGAAGTCAGCGGTCATAATGGCATCTGACAGGGCTGTGAAGCTTCGCGCGGAGGAACGACGAAATATCACGCCTGAATGGGCCGTGCCAACGCTGCGGTACCGTGTGCTCGTGGAAGTTGCGCCCGCAGATCTCGACGGGCGCTCTTCAGACGAGTCGCCTGCCTGCCTCGACCTCGACCGCCATTCCCAGTCATTCGCTCCGCTGAAGCTGCGCCAACCGATCGACCTCGACAGTATTCAGGTCATCCGGTACGATTCCACGACCGGCAAAACGCTGCCAGGGCTTCCTTGGCCCTTCAGCCGGACGACGGGTGAGCGGGCTTCGCGCTTCCTGGATAAGTCCCTGCCTTGGGATTTCCCGACCGCAGGTGCCCAGACCGTGTCTGGTGAGAAAGTTCCCACCTTTCCTCGGGGAGCATTCCTCAACAACATCAGGGGAAACGGGAACCCCGGCCTACTTGTGTGGGAACACACGCAAGACAGCGGCAGAATCTCGTACTATGCCGTCTATTTCAACGCGCTTAAGAAGGGTCAGCGCCAGAAAGCTGCGCGCCAAGGATTTATCGGAGACGGCTCACCCAGGCGGGATATAACCGATTCCTCTCTAACTGGAACCCTCTACAACCGGGTCACCGTTGAGGATTGGGACGGCGACGGCTTACCCGACTTGCTCATCGGGGGCGGCTTCGGTTATATCCTGCTTTACAGAAATGAAGGGAAAGAATTTCATCCGAAGTTCACGCAGGGAGAGTATTTGCTAGATGCCGACGGAAATATTTTGAATGCTGGCGGGATGTCCTCTCCTTGTGTTGCGGACTGGAATGCTGACGGCAAGAAAGATCTCCTTGTCGGAATTGAAGGGGCCGCAAGTCTCGTTTGGTACGAAAACGTCGGTGACAATAAACATCACAATTTGGTCTATCGAGGATATGTTAAGGCCGATGGCAAAGAGATCGTGGTTCCGGCAAAACCTTGCCCAGAGTCCCCGCAATACACCCATGATTACGCCCCATCGGTCGAGGTGGTGGACTGGAATGGGGACGGCAAACCCGATCTGCTGCTCGGAGGTTATATCACCGGTTTAATCTGGTTTTACGAAAACATTGGCACTAACTCCGATGGTACGCCCAAATTGACCTTCCGCGGGCCGCTGGAAGCGGACGGCAAGCCACTCGACACGATTTGGGGTGCGCACCCGTGCGCGGTGGATCTGAACGGAGATGAGAAGCTCGATCTCCTGTCCGGCTCCTTCGGACAGTCCGTGGGCGGCGGCGACACCTTCCACAAGTTTCTCCTCTATTACGAGAACATCGGCACGCGAACCCATCCTAAACTGACGGAAAAGCCGGTGCGATATGAGAGTGAAGAGCCGCATGAGATACTCGCGCAGGCGCGCGTCCTCGGCAGGAACCGCCGGGGCCTCACCGATCTTGTCATCTCCACATTTTCAAAGGTTTATTTCGCCGAGAATGTCGGCACGAAAAGAACGCCCAGGTGGAAACTGCAACTTCTGGAGGCGCCGTGGGGCATCTCGCCTCTTTCTGCGACGCAACTGATGGATTTAAATGGCGATGGCCTGTTGGACCTAATCATCTCGCCGCTCGACAGCCAAGCCGCACCTACGGTGCGCCTAAATCAAGGCAAGGGTCCGCATGGCGTCTTCGGCCCGCCGCAAGCTTTGCTCCCGCTAGGGCAGGAAATATCGCATCGCGCGCCTTATGGCGATCAGTGGGCTTTTGTATATCTGTACGACTTTGAGGGCGACGGAAACTTGGACCTGCTCTGGGCCGGTGGTCCCGGCAACGTTTACCTGCACCGCAACCGTGGCAAAAATAAAGCTCCCGATTACGATACCAAAGGCGAGATGTTGATGCTGACAAACGGCTCGCCGATCAAAGTTGGTCCGCCGGTCGTTCCAATCAACCAAATCAAGGATTTCACTATGATGCAGGGGGCGCGCGCCGGGGTCACGGCCTTCGATTTCAACGGGGACGGCAAGACAGACGTGGTTGTGGGAGATACCTACGGAGATATCTTCTATTTCGAGAACGTTGGCACCAACGAAAAGCCTACCTTCACGCCAGGTGCAAAACTTGGCAACATCGGCTCCCGCGCCATTCCTCTTACCTACGACTGGGACCGCGACGGGCGCAAAGACATCATCGGCGTCTCGGCCTCGGGTCAAATGGAGTGGTATCGAAATCTCGGTCCCGTTGCGAATCCGCGTTTCGGCCCGCCACAAAAGTTGACGATCCCACCGACCGTCATGTACAGCCCGCGCCTGGTGATCGGCGACTGGGACGGGGATGGTGACGACGATATCCTGGTGATGTCTTCGTACCCCTGGTTCTGTTGGCTGGATGGTTCATACATTCAGCATGGGTACGCCCGGGGACACATTTTCAAAGTGGAGGCAAGGCCATGA
- a CDS encoding prepilin-type N-terminal cleavage/methylation domain-containing protein produces the protein MNTFWKSQPSRLDVICPLVDTPPNTVPPRHGPVFSRGFTLIELLVVIAIIAILAGLLLPALAKAKEKAKAIKCLSNMRQIGIGYVMYAEDNNNTLVPAAVAGALPQGTAIIYEPDKTDWPDLVRSYMGPSASTNPAIFTCPSIIASADRGAGFGIGLSLGELAGWVDPATFWKASSVTKPSDTMALADTSEIVNPNAKSPDDWKDENPQRTSCLFRCPSDDWWTVNPQRPNNRHNKRCVTGWVDGHAESVKVSSLGFQYYSSGVAPDPRWKWARVH, from the coding sequence ATGAACACGTTTTGGAAATCGCAACCATCTCGATTGGATGTAATTTGTCCTCTTGTGGACACACCGCCAAACACCGTGCCGCCACGCCATGGTCCTGTTTTCTCCCGCGGCTTTACCTTGATTGAACTGCTGGTCGTGATTGCCATCATCGCGATCCTGGCCGGGTTGCTGTTGCCGGCGCTGGCCAAGGCGAAGGAAAAAGCCAAGGCCATCAAGTGCCTGAGTAACATGCGGCAGATCGGCATTGGTTATGTGATGTATGCGGAAGATAATAATAATACGCTGGTGCCGGCGGCAGTAGCCGGAGCCCTGCCGCAGGGGACCGCCATAATCTACGAACCCGATAAGACAGACTGGCCTGATCTAGTGCGGTCCTACATGGGGCCTTCGGCCTCGACGAACCCTGCCATTTTCACCTGTCCCAGCATCATAGCGTCTGCAGACAGAGGTGCTGGGTTTGGCATCGGTTTGAGTCTGGGTGAATTAGCCGGCTGGGTCGATCCTGCCACCTTCTGGAAAGCTTCTTCGGTCACCAAACCATCTGATACAATGGCTCTGGCCGACACCTCCGAGATTGTGAATCCAAACGCCAAAAGTCCCGACGACTGGAAAGACGAGAATCCGCAGAGAACGAGTTGTCTCTTCCGCTGCCCGAGTGATGACTGGTGGACGGTAAACCCGCAACGGCCCAACAACCGTCACAACAAGCGGTGTGTCACGGGGTGGGTGGATGGGCATGCGGAATCGGTGAAAGTCAGCTCCCTGGGTTTTCAGTATTATTCTTCAGGGGTTGCCCCTGACCCGCGGTGGAAGTGGGCGCGAGTTCACTGA
- a CDS encoding helix-turn-helix transcriptional regulator, whose amino-acid sequence MSEVVVRPTKLSDLSWLLDVKETGQPLTELSPIRVQKNTVHSGQHYATPTCHMYCEFGFILKGAGLFFVEREEAETQPGDVFLGEPGVPHCGKTLKYPSAHIVIYFLPSVLIEMGPESEGSRVLHRFTGSHSLKERLVRPPPGLRRRLKSGFEEILNEFEKKDFGREIRLRNLLTELLVELMRWEQREGRRTGTIETEADWKHINKILHYLREHSTEPIYSQALAQAVGLGEWRVNALFQGALGMSWVKYLQSYRIHRAAALLSEPGSNVTETAFAVGFESLSHFNAIFRSLMGVSPSEYANISVQKKAD is encoded by the coding sequence ATGTCTGAAGTTGTTGTGCGACCGACCAAGTTGAGTGATCTCTCCTGGTTGCTGGACGTAAAGGAAACTGGGCAGCCTTTGACCGAACTCTCCCCCATCCGGGTCCAGAAAAATACCGTCCATTCCGGCCAACACTACGCCACGCCGACGTGTCACATGTACTGTGAATTCGGGTTCATTCTGAAAGGCGCGGGATTGTTCTTCGTGGAGCGAGAAGAGGCGGAAACCCAGCCGGGTGATGTTTTCCTCGGAGAACCCGGGGTGCCGCATTGCGGAAAGACCTTGAAATATCCCTCCGCGCATATCGTCATTTATTTCCTGCCCAGTGTTTTGATCGAAATGGGGCCGGAAAGCGAAGGTTCAAGGGTGCTCCATCGATTTACCGGGAGCCATTCTCTGAAGGAACGCCTGGTCCGGCCTCCTCCTGGGCTGCGCCGGCGTTTGAAATCGGGTTTTGAAGAGATTTTAAACGAGTTTGAAAAGAAGGATTTTGGCCGGGAGATCCGATTGCGGAATTTGTTGACCGAGCTACTTGTTGAATTGATGCGCTGGGAACAGCGCGAAGGTCGCCGGACGGGAACCATCGAAACGGAGGCGGACTGGAAGCATATCAACAAAATTTTACATTATCTCCGGGAACACTCCACCGAGCCGATTTATTCGCAGGCGCTGGCGCAGGCGGTCGGTTTGGGCGAGTGGCGCGTGAACGCATTGTTCCAAGGTGCGCTGGGGATGTCCTGGGTAAAATATCTGCAAAGCTACCGTATTCATCGGGCGGCCGCCTTGTTGAGTGAGCCCGGCAGCAACGTCACCGAGACAGCATTTGCGGTCGGTTTTGAAAGTCTGAGCCACTTCAATGCGATCTTTCGCTCCCTCATGGGTGTTTCCCCGAGCGAGTATGCGAACATCTCGGTGCAGAAGAAAGCCGATTGA
- a CDS encoding FAD-dependent oxidoreductase produces MSPRTDILIIGGGVIGMAAARELSGRGAQVTVIDKGQMGYGCSYGNAGWLTPCFALPLPMPGMLLKSIGWLLDPESPLYIKPSPDFLLTRWLIRFLRSMNGPLMARSVQALTAISKYSLDAYAGLAAEFPQIAFEKRGLLMVGQSLPGVQAAVQEMELVAKHGIPGRVLNESQVHSLEPSLTGAIRGGVYFPEEAHAEPLQIVKAMAEAAVKNGATIIAGAEVFDFHIAGRQIRGVRTTRGEMKADQYILATGAWSHSIAKRLKLRIPVLGGKGYAVIVPSFSPGPKIPMLLVERKIAVTPRGDSVRLAGTLELVNEDDSITSRRVDAILAGTRQFLSLPENPEVREIWRGLRPCTPDGVPIIGYTGKYENLLLATGHQMLGLQSAPGTGRLAADLILKATPTFDPTPFRADRF; encoded by the coding sequence ATGTCACCACGAACCGACATCCTCATTATCGGAGGCGGCGTCATTGGCATGGCTGCCGCGCGCGAACTCAGTGGACGCGGAGCTCAAGTCACTGTCATCGACAAAGGCCAGATGGGCTATGGATGTTCTTACGGTAATGCGGGTTGGCTCACCCCTTGTTTCGCATTGCCCCTTCCCATGCCCGGAATGTTGCTTAAGTCGATCGGCTGGCTTCTCGACCCGGAGAGTCCGCTCTACATCAAGCCGTCCCCCGATTTCCTTTTGACAAGATGGCTCATTCGTTTTTTACGTTCGATGAACGGACCGCTCATGGCACGGTCGGTTCAGGCGCTAACCGCAATTTCGAAGTATAGTCTCGACGCTTATGCGGGATTAGCTGCCGAATTTCCGCAGATCGCCTTCGAGAAACGCGGGCTCCTCATGGTGGGCCAAAGCCTCCCAGGTGTCCAAGCCGCGGTACAGGAAATGGAACTTGTGGCCAAACACGGCATTCCGGGCAGAGTCCTCAATGAATCGCAAGTCCACTCACTCGAACCGTCGCTCACCGGAGCGATCCGAGGCGGAGTTTATTTTCCGGAAGAAGCCCACGCAGAACCTCTGCAGATTGTCAAAGCCATGGCCGAAGCTGCCGTCAAAAATGGAGCAACAATTATTGCCGGTGCCGAAGTGTTTGATTTTCACATCGCAGGTCGCCAAATTCGCGGCGTTCGTACTACTCGGGGAGAAATGAAAGCCGACCAATATATCTTGGCTACTGGAGCCTGGTCACACTCGATCGCAAAGAGACTGAAACTCCGCATTCCAGTTTTAGGCGGCAAAGGTTACGCGGTTATCGTCCCGTCTTTTTCTCCCGGCCCGAAAATTCCGATGCTGTTGGTGGAGAGAAAAATCGCAGTCACCCCTCGAGGTGATTCGGTCCGCCTGGCTGGAACTCTCGAACTCGTTAACGAAGACGACTCTATCACGTCGAGGCGAGTCGATGCGATTCTCGCCGGAACACGCCAGTTTCTTTCCTTGCCCGAAAATCCCGAGGTCCGCGAAATTTGGCGCGGATTGAGACCCTGTACGCCCGACGGCGTCCCGATTATTGGATACACAGGAAAATATGAAAACCTTTTGCTCGCAACGGGACATCAGATGTTAGGTCTTCAATCCGCTCCCGGAACAGGGCGATTGGCGGCGGATTTAATTCTCAAAGCGACACCAACATTTGATCCAACCCCTTTTCGGGCAGATCGATTTTAG